One genomic region from Planktothrix serta PCC 8927 encodes:
- the ycf46 gene encoding stress-responsive protein Ycf46 produces the protein MQEELSILIEARYPLIYLVTSEEERSEQAIAKIAQAKRQREVYVWTVTRGLVKYDQARTAVQSNTVSPQAALEWVIRHREPNVSGSIYIFKDLHPFKDSPEVTRCLRDAIASFKGTNKTIILMSPIQSIPIELEKEVVVLDFALPDLKELNQVLTAQLEQARSRRLTTEGREKLLKAALGLTRDEAEKVYRKAQVTAGRLTEEEVDIVLTEKKQLIRRNGILEYIDVDETIDSVGGLEELKRWLHQRSNAFTERAREYGLPQPKGMLILGIPGCGKSLIAKTTSRLWGLPLLRLDMGRVYDGSTVGRSEANLRNALKTAESISPVILFIDELDKSFAGSAGSADSDGGTSSRIFGSFLTWMQEKSSPVFVMATANRVERLPGEFLRKGRFDEIFFVDLPTKEERQDIFKIHLSKRRREIERFDLEQLSTVSEGFSGAEIEQAVIASMYEAFAQDREFTQLDIIAAIKSTLPLSKTMNEQVTALRDWARQRARPAASAIAEYQRMEF, from the coding sequence ATGCAAGAAGAACTCAGTATCTTAATTGAAGCCCGATATCCTCTGATCTACCTCGTCACCTCTGAGGAAGAGCGGTCTGAGCAGGCGATCGCCAAAATCGCACAAGCAAAACGCCAGAGAGAGGTTTATGTGTGGACAGTGACTCGTGGCCTAGTCAAATATGATCAAGCCCGAACTGCCGTTCAGTCCAACACAGTCTCTCCGCAAGCGGCGCTGGAGTGGGTGATTCGGCACAGAGAGCCTAACGTAAGCGGAAGTATCTATATATTTAAAGATTTGCATCCCTTCAAAGATTCTCCTGAAGTGACCCGGTGTTTGCGGGATGCGATCGCCAGTTTTAAAGGCACAAACAAGACCATCATCTTGATGTCGCCGATTCAATCTATTCCCATCGAGCTAGAGAAAGAAGTTGTGGTTCTGGACTTCGCTCTGCCCGATCTGAAAGAATTGAATCAAGTGTTAACCGCCCAACTCGAACAAGCCCGGTCTCGACGTTTAACCACCGAAGGACGAGAAAAACTGCTCAAAGCAGCTTTAGGCTTAACCCGCGATGAGGCTGAAAAAGTCTACCGGAAAGCTCAAGTCACCGCCGGACGTCTCACTGAAGAAGAAGTTGACATTGTTCTCACCGAGAAGAAGCAACTGATTCGACGCAATGGCATTTTAGAATACATTGATGTCGATGAAACAATCGATTCAGTGGGAGGTTTAGAAGAACTGAAACGGTGGCTACACCAACGTTCCAACGCCTTCACCGAAAGAGCCAGGGAATATGGTCTACCTCAACCCAAGGGAATGTTAATTTTAGGGATACCCGGATGCGGAAAGTCCCTGATTGCCAAAACCACCTCTCGGTTATGGGGATTACCCTTGCTGCGCTTAGATATGGGTCGGGTGTATGATGGTTCAACGGTGGGTCGTTCCGAAGCTAACCTGAGAAACGCCTTGAAGACGGCTGAATCCATTTCCCCGGTGATTCTATTTATCGATGAATTAGATAAATCCTTTGCCGGAAGTGCCGGATCAGCAGATTCTGATGGTGGAACCTCCAGTCGCATCTTTGGATCATTCCTCACCTGGATGCAGGAAAAAAGCTCTCCTGTGTTCGTGATGGCAACCGCCAACCGCGTTGAACGCTTACCTGGGGAATTCCTCAGAAAAGGCCGATTTGATGAAATCTTCTTTGTGGATCTCCCCACAAAAGAAGAACGCCAAGATATTTTTAAAATTCATCTGTCCAAACGCCGACGGGAAATTGAACGCTTCGATTTAGAGCAACTTTCTACCGTTTCCGAAGGCTTTTCTGGAGCAGAAATTGAGCAAGCCGTAATCGCTTCGATGTACGAGGCTTTTGCTCAAGACCGCGAGTTTACGCAGCTTGATATCATTGCCGCCATAAAATCGACCCTCCCGTTATCCAAAACGATGAACGAACAGGTAACGGCACTACGAGATTGGGCGAGACAGCGCGCACGTCCGGCTGCATCTGCCATCGCTGAATATCAGCGCATGGAGTTCTAA
- a CDS encoding DUF1257 domain-containing protein has protein sequence MSHFSTLRTKITDSEILKASLRDLGISTKTSADVRGYNGQRVRADLVAVLEGEYDLGWSRNSDGTFDLIADLWGVAKKHNQTELINSINQKYAINKTLADVKQRGLQNANVKLVVQK, from the coding sequence ATGTCTCACTTTAGCACACTGCGTACCAAAATCACCGATTCCGAAATCCTGAAAGCTTCTCTGCGCGATCTGGGCATTAGCACCAAAACTAGCGCCGATGTTCGCGGATACAACGGCCAACGGGTTCGTGCCGACTTGGTTGCAGTTCTTGAAGGCGAATATGACCTCGGTTGGTCTCGCAACAGCGATGGTACTTTCGATTTAATTGCTGATCTGTGGGGCGTTGCCAAAAAACACAACCAAACCGAACTGATCAACTCTATTAATCAAAAATACGCCATTAACAAGACCTTAGCTGATGTCAAACAGCGCGGTCT